In a single window of the Pandoraea pulmonicola genome:
- a CDS encoding NAD(P)/FAD-dependent oxidoreductase, whose amino-acid sequence MSEANSTTVILGAGQAGGETALALRQLGYTGRIVLAGSETHLPYRRPPLSKAFLAGQADEASLLIRPADAWEKAEIDVRLGVTATAIDRTARTVSFDDGQTLGYDHLVLALGGRVRRLPMPGGDASNVYYLRDIADAQRLRDALATGKRVVVIGGGYIGLEVAASAVKAGASVTVLEAAPRLLARVAEPDLAGFFATLHRENGVDVQVGVGVSALEQDANGQVTAVVAGDKRLPADVVVVGIGLIPNTELAQAAGLVVDNGIVVDEFARTSDPAILAVGDCAHHEHPVLGRRIRLESVPSASEMAKVAASVVHGDAPKAVATAPWFWSDQFNAKMQMVGMTDGHDTVVERRLPDAQGAAVFMLFYLREGAVVAAASINRAQEFMAARELVGRRAVIDPARLADAATPLKTLLTELGPAA is encoded by the coding sequence ATGTCCGAAGCTAATTCCACCACCGTCATTCTTGGCGCCGGCCAGGCCGGCGGCGAGACCGCCCTCGCGCTGCGTCAACTCGGCTATACCGGCCGCATCGTGCTTGCCGGCAGCGAAACCCATCTGCCGTACCGTCGCCCACCGCTCTCGAAGGCGTTTCTCGCCGGGCAGGCCGACGAGGCCAGCCTCCTGATCCGCCCCGCCGACGCGTGGGAGAAGGCAGAGATCGACGTACGCCTTGGCGTGACCGCCACGGCCATCGATCGCACGGCGCGCACCGTCTCGTTCGATGACGGCCAGACCCTCGGCTACGACCATCTCGTGCTCGCACTCGGCGGTCGCGTGCGCCGCCTGCCGATGCCGGGCGGCGATGCGTCGAACGTCTATTACCTGCGCGACATCGCCGACGCCCAGCGCCTGCGCGACGCCCTCGCCACGGGCAAACGCGTCGTGGTGATCGGCGGCGGGTATATCGGTCTGGAAGTGGCCGCGAGCGCCGTCAAGGCGGGCGCGTCCGTCACCGTGCTCGAAGCCGCGCCGCGTCTGCTCGCCCGGGTGGCGGAGCCCGACCTCGCGGGCTTTTTTGCTACGCTGCATCGCGAAAACGGTGTGGACGTACAGGTCGGCGTGGGCGTGAGCGCGCTGGAGCAGGATGCCAACGGGCAGGTCACCGCCGTGGTCGCCGGCGACAAGCGTCTGCCTGCCGATGTGGTGGTGGTCGGCATCGGCCTGATCCCGAATACGGAACTCGCCCAGGCGGCCGGCCTCGTCGTCGACAACGGTATCGTCGTGGACGAATTCGCCCGCACGAGCGACCCCGCCATTCTCGCCGTGGGCGACTGCGCTCACCACGAACACCCGGTGCTCGGCCGCCGCATCCGTCTGGAATCGGTGCCGAGCGCGAGCGAGATGGCCAAGGTCGCCGCGAGCGTGGTGCATGGCGACGCCCCCAAGGCCGTCGCCACGGCACCGTGGTTCTGGTCGGACCAATTCAACGCGAAGATGCAGATGGTCGGCATGACCGATGGCCACGACACCGTGGTCGAGCGGCGCCTGCCGGACGCCCAGGGCGCGGCCGTGTTCATGCTGTTCTATCTGCGCGAGGGCGCCGTGGTGGCCGCTGCGAGCATCAACCGTGCGCAGGAATTCATGGCCGCGCGCGAGCTGGTCGGGCGCCGCGCCGTGATCGACCCGGCGCGTCTCGCCGATGCCGCCACACCGCTCAAGACCCTGCTCACCGAACTCGGCCCGGCCGCCTGA
- a CDS encoding universal stress protein, which translates to MSKRILLATDGSESSRRALRGAAAFARSGDTIRVIHTVEDPVNLLTSAFGKLIDLEQVRRDMQTEGEEHLARAVLYLREEGIDAEAHLLDLRTTGETVPETMTREANEWAADIIVVGTHGRSGVRRAMLGSVAEQILRSAQVPVMLVAGEARPHEPLDSGGHYERVLVALDDSETARRAFEYALALARTHTASLRVVHVLDMPGPFLAGFDPQPLLDAVRAVGEQVRIWATRRMHEAGVPGEVEMREIQPIGEGVADQIIAAGKDADADVIVLGTHGRRGFRRFTLGSVAEDTARHAGRPVLLLPALAPPV; encoded by the coding sequence ATGTCCAAACGCATTCTCCTGGCGACCGACGGAAGCGAGTCGTCACGCCGCGCGCTGCGCGGGGCCGCTGCCTTTGCCCGCAGCGGCGACACGATACGCGTCATTCATACGGTGGAAGACCCGGTCAATCTGCTCACGTCCGCATTCGGCAAGCTGATCGATCTCGAACAGGTGCGTCGAGACATGCAGACCGAAGGCGAGGAGCATCTGGCACGCGCCGTGCTGTATCTGCGTGAGGAGGGCATCGACGCCGAGGCGCATCTGCTCGACCTGCGCACGACCGGCGAGACGGTGCCCGAGACGATGACGCGCGAGGCCAACGAGTGGGCGGCCGACATCATCGTCGTCGGCACGCACGGGCGCAGCGGCGTGCGTCGCGCCATGCTCGGCAGCGTCGCGGAACAGATCCTGCGCAGTGCCCAGGTGCCGGTGATGCTGGTCGCGGGCGAAGCGCGTCCGCACGAGCCGCTGGACTCGGGCGGGCACTACGAGCGAGTACTCGTCGCGCTGGACGACAGCGAGACGGCGCGCCGCGCGTTCGAATATGCGCTGGCGCTCGCGCGCACGCATACGGCATCGTTGCGCGTGGTGCACGTGCTCGACATGCCGGGCCCGTTTCTTGCCGGCTTCGACCCCCAACCGCTGCTCGACGCGGTACGCGCCGTGGGCGAGCAGGTGCGGATCTGGGCGACTCGCAGGATGCACGAGGCCGGAGTGCCCGGCGAGGTCGAGATGCGGGAGATTCAGCCCATAGGCGAGGGGGTGGCGGATCAGATCATCGCTGCCGGCAAGGATGCCGACGCCGACGTGATCGTGCTCGGCACGCACGGTCGGCGTGGCTTCCGGCGCTTCACGCTGGGCAGCGTGGCCGAGGATACGGCCCGTCACGCGGGCCGTCCGGTGTTGCTGCTGCCGGCGCTGGCGCCGCCGGTCTGA
- a CDS encoding aldo/keto reductase, producing MQYTKFGRTGLTVSRLCLGTMTFGLQTEEAASHDIIDRATDAGVNFIDIADVYPLGSDTSLAGRTEEIVGRWLKGRRDRFIVATKACGQMGPSPWDKGASRKHLLDAIDASLQRLGTDYVDLYQLHSDDTDTPIDETLEALDTIVKSGKARYIGVSNYLAYRLARALGRADVLRVARFVSVQPRYNLLFRQIERELLPLASEEGLAVIPYNPLAGGLLTGKYRHDAAPSEGRFTATVGKAGAMYQQRYWHEREFETIEALKGIAGEAGESLTRLSLAWVLANPVVTSAIIGASRVEQLTETLGTIDYTLDAELKAKLDEASHAYRWGDAAR from the coding sequence GTGCAATACACGAAATTCGGCCGCACCGGCCTGACCGTATCCCGTCTGTGCCTGGGAACGATGACCTTCGGTTTGCAAACCGAGGAAGCCGCCAGCCACGACATCATCGACCGCGCGACCGACGCGGGCGTCAATTTCATCGACATCGCCGATGTCTATCCACTGGGCAGCGACACTTCGCTCGCCGGCCGCACCGAGGAAATCGTCGGGCGATGGCTCAAGGGGCGGCGCGACCGCTTCATCGTGGCGACCAAGGCATGTGGCCAGATGGGGCCGTCGCCGTGGGACAAGGGCGCGTCGCGCAAGCATCTGCTCGACGCCATCGACGCCTCGCTGCAACGACTGGGCACGGACTACGTCGATCTTTATCAACTGCATTCGGACGACACCGACACTCCGATCGACGAAACGCTCGAAGCGCTCGACACGATCGTGAAGTCGGGCAAGGCGCGCTACATCGGCGTGTCCAACTATCTCGCCTATCGGCTGGCGCGGGCGCTGGGCCGCGCGGACGTGCTGCGCGTGGCTCGCTTCGTGTCGGTGCAGCCGCGCTACAACCTGCTGTTCCGTCAGATCGAACGCGAGCTCCTGCCGCTCGCGAGCGAGGAGGGACTGGCGGTGATCCCCTATAACCCGCTCGCCGGCGGTCTGCTCACGGGCAAGTACCGCCACGATGCCGCGCCAAGCGAAGGGCGCTTCACGGCGACGGTCGGCAAGGCCGGCGCGATGTACCAGCAGCGTTACTGGCACGAGCGCGAATTCGAGACCATCGAGGCGCTCAAGGGCATTGCCGGCGAAGCGGGCGAGTCGCTCACACGCCTCTCGCTTGCCTGGGTGCTCGCCAACCCGGTGGTGACGTCGGCGATCATCGGCGCGAGTCGCGTCGAGCAACTGACCGAGACGCTCGGCACCATCGACTACACGCTCGATGCCGAGCTGAAAGCCAAGCTCGACGAGGCGTCGCACGCCTACCGCTGGGGAGACGCGGCGCGCTGA
- the bcsG gene encoding cellulose biosynthesis protein BcsG yields the protein MGIWNLYFILKLVLLWAGFISFHVVLNFIFAVLLSIRLRARWLRVARQVIAIPAGVALLYYDSNLPPFERVIEQLPALMQFRFSYLIELIGRFLPAKDWLLLAILVLAYWIVNRWVRVTTFVLLAVLLVPIVLRVDALVAVSPVVAAQGIAPGNAADASAGAGGAVTGGNEFVVGDGDVPLAANPNAALDGFYTRELPRSVAMPAQVGAGPDFDIIFLHICSLSQDDLDVDDLANQPLLSRFDFVFRNFNSAASYSGPAAIRVLRAACGEPTHKALYDPAGPQCYVMSNLKQLGFTPSLAMNHDGHFDNFMQEVKDNFNVPGVTPFDNTHARVSMRAFDETPIRSDGDVLQLWWKQRLSQPDKRVALYYNTISLHDGNRLDGSKLSSAQSYPLRAKAMLDDFGRFIDTIASSGRKAVVVFVPEHGAALRGSKLQISGMREIPLPEITDVPVGVKLVGFGDGATAGHASPVTISTPTSYLALMTLVSHLVANNPFAGTPTLASYANDLPRTAFVSANEQTTVMKYAGKMLIRGADGVWLDLKSLE from the coding sequence ATGGGCATCTGGAACCTCTATTTCATCCTGAAGCTGGTGTTGCTGTGGGCGGGCTTCATCAGCTTTCACGTGGTGCTGAACTTCATTTTCGCGGTGCTGCTCTCGATCCGGTTGCGAGCGCGCTGGCTGCGCGTCGCACGGCAGGTGATCGCCATCCCGGCGGGTGTCGCGCTGCTCTACTACGATTCGAACCTGCCGCCATTCGAGCGCGTCATCGAACAACTGCCGGCGCTCATGCAATTCCGCTTCTCCTACCTCATTGAGCTGATCGGCCGATTCCTGCCGGCGAAGGACTGGTTGCTGCTTGCCATTCTCGTGCTCGCGTACTGGATCGTGAATCGCTGGGTGCGCGTGACGACGTTCGTGCTGCTCGCCGTGCTGCTCGTCCCGATCGTGCTGCGCGTCGACGCGCTCGTTGCGGTCTCGCCGGTGGTGGCGGCCCAGGGCATCGCGCCGGGCAACGCTGCCGATGCGAGTGCCGGTGCCGGCGGCGCTGTGACTGGCGGCAACGAGTTCGTCGTCGGGGACGGCGACGTGCCATTGGCGGCCAACCCCAACGCGGCGCTCGACGGTTTTTACACGCGGGAACTCCCGCGCTCGGTCGCGATGCCTGCGCAGGTCGGCGCCGGGCCCGACTTCGACATTATCTTCCTGCACATCTGTTCGCTCTCGCAGGACGATCTGGACGTCGATGATCTGGCCAATCAACCGTTGCTCTCGCGCTTCGACTTCGTGTTCAGGAACTTCAACTCGGCGGCAAGCTACAGTGGTCCGGCGGCCATTCGGGTGCTGCGCGCGGCCTGTGGCGAACCCACGCACAAGGCGCTGTACGATCCGGCGGGCCCGCAGTGCTACGTCATGAGCAATCTGAAGCAATTGGGGTTCACGCCGTCGCTCGCCATGAACCACGACGGGCATTTCGACAACTTCATGCAGGAGGTGAAGGACAACTTCAACGTGCCGGGCGTCACGCCGTTCGACAACACGCACGCGCGCGTGTCGATGCGCGCGTTCGACGAAACGCCGATCCGCTCGGACGGCGACGTGTTGCAGTTGTGGTGGAAGCAACGTCTGAGCCAGCCCGACAAGCGTGTGGCTCTCTACTACAACACGATCTCGCTGCACGACGGCAACCGTCTCGACGGCTCGAAGCTCTCGAGCGCGCAGAGCTATCCGCTGCGGGCGAAGGCCATGCTGGACGACTTCGGCCGGTTCATCGACACGATCGCCAGTTCGGGGCGCAAGGCGGTCGTCGTCTTCGTGCCCGAGCACGGCGCGGCGCTGCGCGGCAGCAAGCTGCAGATCTCGGGCATGCGCGAGATTCCGCTGCCCGAGATTACCGATGTGCCGGTAGGCGTGAAACTGGTCGGCTTCGGCGATGGCGCCACGGCTGGCCATGCGTCGCCCGTGACCATCTCCACGCCCACGAGCTATCTGGCGCTGATGACGCTGGTATCGCATCTGGTGGCCAACAACCCGTTTGCGGGCACGCCGACGCTCGCGTCGTACGCGAACGACTTGCCTCGGACGGCCTTCGTATCGGCCAACGAGCAGACCACCGTCATGAAGTACGCCGGCAAGATGCTCATTCGCGGCGCGGACGGCGTCTGGCTCGATCTGAAGTCGCTCGAATAG